In one window of Canis lupus baileyi chromosome 34, mCanLup2.hap1, whole genome shotgun sequence DNA:
- the LOC140624564 gene encoding inactive serine/threonine-protein kinase 19-like has translation MPFSSWHKLKELQEQGEIRIVQLGFDLDAHGIIFTEDYRTRVLRACDGRPYAGAVQKFLALVLPACGDLSFQQDQMTETFGFRDPEITHLVNAGVLTVRDAGSWWLAVPGAGRFIKYFVKGRQAVLSMVRKAKYQELLLSELLGRRAPASVRLGLTYHVHDLTGAQLVDCVSITSGTLLHLPEM, from the coding sequence ATGCCCTTTTCTAGCTGGCACAAGCTGAAGGAGCTTCAAGAGCAGGGGGAGATCAGAATCGTCCAGCTAGGCTTTGACTTGGACGCCCATGGGATCATCTTCACTGAGGACTACAGGACCAGAGTCCTCAGGGCCTGTGATGGCCGACCATATGCTGGGGCAGTGCAGAAGTTTCTGGCTTTGGTACTTCCAGCCTGTGGGGACCTTAGCTTCCAGCAGGACCAAATGACAGAGACCTTTGGCTTCAGGGACCCAGAGATCACGCATCTGGTGAATGCTGGAGTCCTCACCGTCCGAGATGCTGGGAGTTGGTGGCTAGCCGTGCCTGGGGCTGGGAgattcatcaaatattttgttaaagggCGCCAGGCTGTCCTCAGCATGGTCCGGAAGGCCAAGTACCAAGAGCTACTCCTATCAGAGCTTTTGGGCCGGCGGGCACCTGCCTCGGTGCGACTTGGCCTCACTTACCACGTGCACGACCTCACTGGGGCCCAGCTAGTGGACTGTGTCTCCATCACTTCTGGAACTCTCCTCCACCTGCCAGAGATGTGA